In one window of Pseudomonadota bacterium DNA:
- a CDS encoding dienelactone hydrolase family protein — translation MKRGIMCFVLALCIALFSFSISASEELTLTFQPVGSSDQIPATLIKPVGKGPFPAVVMMHDCTGTGRNSSGAPSRWAEELVSQGYVVLIPDSFTPRGFPDGVCTEPRNKSAAVSGYIRARDAYGALVVLRQLPYVDGKRVGIMGGSHGGWTTLAAMAASVNEGDPLADAKRNGFVAAVSLYPNCGMRFGEWSTVRQNKDFGPVVSHSGVYKPIGPVLILVGENDDWNPAEECRQLVEVSRKEGFPMSIIIYPGAFHSFDSDSRVKYSPYRSSISSQTGKGATTGGDPTAWSDAKKQVASFFAQHLKQ, via the coding sequence AAGAGCTAACGCTGACATTTCAGCCAGTAGGCTCATCCGATCAAATTCCGGCGACGCTCATCAAACCTGTTGGCAAAGGTCCATTTCCTGCCGTAGTCATGATGCATGACTGTACTGGAACCGGACGTAATTCGAGCGGCGCCCCTTCACGCTGGGCAGAAGAACTCGTTTCACAAGGTTACGTTGTACTGATTCCTGATAGTTTCACACCAAGAGGCTTCCCGGATGGGGTTTGTACTGAACCGCGCAACAAATCGGCTGCTGTCAGCGGATATATTCGTGCGCGTGATGCTTACGGCGCCCTTGTCGTCCTTCGCCAGCTGCCCTATGTCGATGGTAAACGTGTCGGAATTATGGGTGGATCACATGGGGGCTGGACTACACTTGCAGCAATGGCCGCGTCTGTGAATGAAGGGGACCCGCTGGCAGATGCCAAACGTAATGGATTTGTAGCTGCAGTTTCTCTTTATCCGAACTGTGGAATGCGTTTCGGAGAATGGTCAACCGTCCGGCAAAATAAAGACTTTGGTCCAGTCGTGAGTCATTCCGGTGTATATAAGCCTATTGGACCGGTTCTCATCCTCGTAGGCGAAAATGATGACTGGAATCCGGCTGAAGAATGCCGTCAGTTGGTCGAAGTGAGCCGCAAAGAAGGCTTTCCGATGAGTATTATAATTTATCCCGGTGCATTCCATTCCTTTGACAGTGATAGCCGTGTCAAGTATAGCCCTTATCGTTCGTCCATTAGTTCACAAACCGGGAAAGGTGCTACCACTGGCGGCGATCCCACTGCGTGGTCAGATGCAAAGAAACAGGTTGCTTCATTTTTCGCCCAACATTTAAAACAATAG